The sequence GAATGTACCCGGGCATGAACGAGGTGGGGAACCAGGCGCCGCCGATGGAGCTCATCGTGAGGATCAGGAAGGTCCCGAGTCCGTTCGCCTGGGAGGACGTTTTGGAAACCGCGGAGAGGAGCATCCCGAACGAGGTGCAGGCCATCGCGGCCGCGACCAGGATCAGAGTAAGGTTCACAAAATTCGACATGATATCGATCTTGAAGAGCAGGG comes from Bacteroidota bacterium and encodes:
- a CDS encoding ABC transporter permease is translated as LLFKIDIMSNFVNLTLILVAAAMACTSFGMLLSAVSKTSSQANGLGTFLILTMSSIGGAWFPTSFMPGYIQTISKGTIVYWSMDGFLQVLWRGAPLVDILPNLGVLLAIATVITSVSVLQFKKGHVF